The genome window AGCCTGGCACTGGCGGTCATCCTCTTCGACAGTGGCTTCGCGACCTCATGGCGCGCTTACCGCAAGGCGGCGGCGCCGGCGCTGACGCTGGCGACGCTGGGCACGGTACTGACGGCGTTGCTGGTGGCGGGCGCGGCCTGGCTGCTGCTGCCCATCGACTGGCCGATGGCCTTGCTGCTCGGCGCCTGCCTGTCGTCCACGGACGCGGCGGCGGTCTTCTTCCTGTTGCGCACCGGCGGCGTGCGTATCAGGGAGCGCGTGCGCTCGACGCTGGAGATCGAATCCGGCACCAACGATCCGGTGGCGATCTTCATGGTGCTCGGTTTTCTCGCCCTGATCGCCGGCGACCGCGAAGGCATCAGCGGCATGCTGCTGACGCTGGTGCAGCAGTTCGGCTTCGGTGCGCTGCTGGGCGTGGGCGGTGGTCTGGCGATGGTGCGGCTGGTGAATTCGCTGGATATCGAGACCGCGCTCTACCCCATCGCCGTGCTCGGGATGGCGCTCTTCCTCTTTGCCTCCACCACGATGGTTGGGGGCAGTGGTTTCCTGGCGGTGTATCTGGCCGGGCTCGTGGCCGGCAACCAGCACCTCAAGGGTCGGTACTCGATGCGTCGTTTCCAGGCCGGGCTGACCTGGCTGGCGCAGATCCTGATGTTCGTCACGCTCGGGCTGTTCGCGGTGCCTTCGACTTTTCTCGATGTGCTGCTGCCGGCGATAGGGTTAGCGTTGTTGCTGACGCTGGTGGCGCGACCGATGGCGGTGGCGGTTTGCCTGGCGCCGCAGCGCTTCTCCTTGCAGGAATCCGTCTTCGTCTCGTGGGTGGGCCTGCGCGGTGCGGTCAGCATTCTGCTCGCCATCCTGCCGCTGCGCGTCGGTCTGGAGGATGGTCAGCTGCTCTTCAACGTCGTTTTCCTGGTGGTGGTCTTCTCGCTGCTGCTGCAGGGCTGGACGGTGAAGCTGGCCGCGCAGCGGCTGAAGCTGATCGAGACCGCGCAGGGCGGCATGATCGATCGCATCGAGCTGGAGCTGCCCGGCCGCGCCGCGCACGAGCTGGTCGGCTATCGCCTGGCAGCCAACAGCCCGGCGCTGCGCGCTACGCGTATTCCGCGTTGGGCGCGACCGTCGCTCATCCTGCGTGACGGCGAGAGCCAGCGGCCGCATCAGGCCGGGCAGCTGCGCGCCGGCGATACGGTCTATCTCTTCTGCGCGGAACGGCATCTGCGCCTGCTCGATCGCATCTATACGGCGGTGGATACTGTGGATGCGCGCGACTTTCTGGGGGATTTCTCGCTGCCGCCGGATGCTTCGGTGGATTCCATCGCCAAGCGCTTCGACATCAGCCTGCCGCAGGATATGCGTGGCAAGACGCTGCGCGAGGTCTTCACCGAGCGACTGCGCGGTGGGCTGGAGCTGGGCGACCGCGTACCGCTGGGGCCCTTCGAATTGATCGTGCGCGATATCAGCGCCGAGGGCGTGGTCGAGGAAGTCGGTCTGCTGCTCGATGACCCCGACATCGTGCGGCGTTAGCGGCCCATAAAGCCGGCCGCGGCGCCTTTGGTGTATTTTGTGGCGCCCCAGAGCACGCGATCGCGCGCATGTCCGTCTTCACCAAGGTTTCGCACCAGGCG of Algiphilus aromaticivorans DG1253 contains these proteins:
- a CDS encoding potassium/proton antiporter, with amino-acid sequence MVTDPAILSILIVASLVVISIFSSVLSFRMGAPLLLVFLGVGLLAGQDGIGGINFNDPDIAYWVGSLALAVILFDSGFATSWRAYRKAAAPALTLATLGTVLTALLVAGAAWLLLPIDWPMALLLGACLSSTDAAAVFFLLRTGGVRIRERVRSTLEIESGTNDPVAIFMVLGFLALIAGDREGISGMLLTLVQQFGFGALLGVGGGLAMVRLVNSLDIETALYPIAVLGMALFLFASTTMVGGSGFLAVYLAGLVAGNQHLKGRYSMRRFQAGLTWLAQILMFVTLGLFAVPSTFLDVLLPAIGLALLLTLVARPMAVAVCLAPQRFSLQESVFVSWVGLRGAVSILLAILPLRVGLEDGQLLFNVVFLVVVFSLLLQGWTVKLAAQRLKLIETAQGGMIDRIELELPGRAAHELVGYRLAANSPALRATRIPRWARPSLILRDGESQRPHQAGQLRAGDTVYLFCAERHLRLLDRIYTAVDTVDARDFLGDFSLPPDASVDSIAKRFDISLPQDMRGKTLREVFTERLRGGLELGDRVPLGPFELIVRDISAEGVVEEVGLLLDDPDIVRR